One Drosophila santomea strain STO CAGO 1482 chromosome X, Prin_Dsan_1.1, whole genome shotgun sequence DNA segment encodes these proteins:
- the LOC120456040 gene encoding putative glycine-rich cell wall structural protein 1 isoform X1 has product MKAFVCLLLIGVASVTAKPKPGGGGGWSSGGGGGGWSSGGGGGGGGHGGGGDVQIIKVITESGSSGGGGGGGGWSSGGGGGGGGGWSSGGGGGGWSSGGGGGSGGDVKLIKIISLGGGGGGHGGGGGGWSSGGGGGGGGWSSGGGGGHGSSGGGGTKVIKIIKLSSGGGGGGHGGGGGGGWQPAGGWA; this is encoded by the exons ATGAAA GCCTTTGTGTGTCTCCTGCTCATCGGAGTGGCCAGTGTGACGGCTAAGCCTAAGcccggcggaggaggtggctGGTCCtctggaggaggtggaggcggATGGTCATCAggaggtggtggcggtggtggtggtcatgGAGGCGGAGGAGACGTGCAAATTATTAAAGTGATTACGGAGAGTGGATCTTCTggaggcggcggaggaggaggtggctgGTCCTCAGGGGGTGGCGGCGGGGGCGGAGGTGGATGGTCTTCTggaggtggcggcggtggctggTCCTCAGGTGGAGGCGGCGGAAGCGGAGGCGATGTTAAACTCATCAAAATCATAAGTCTCggaggcggcggaggaggacatggtggtggtggaggaggcTGGTCttctggaggaggaggaggaggtggcggTTGGTCATCAGGCGGAGGTGGTGGTCACGGAAGCAGCGGAGGTGGCGGCACCAAGGTTATAAAAATCATCAAACTGAGCtctggcggcggcggcggcggccatggaggcggcggtggcggcggttGGCAGCCGGCTGGAGGTTGGGCCTAA
- the LOC120455894 gene encoding uncharacterized oxidoreductase SSP0419, translated as MEAMTMLVLGFQLLALFSIAGALLIYLICKVREDSVSVSAGSHPSRVVLITSADTALGLQLCTHLANKGCRVFAGMKEAQDSLPAKLLCGWMKIREYSEEPIAGTIIPMRLDVTREDVLREATVVMGANLNADERGIAAVINTSGSVFRGQVESQDVQQWEHMLRTNILGTLRVAKAFVGFLRPTRGRLLYLGGVGGGGSAGNGGDGLVAFNASRVAVDKCAEELRKELHPYGVSVVALDTCGMTAESLYKAPVAQTMSLAVGAPTQYTADVLSPDALHVIERALWDFAPQQRYALLSHNKYQFALPCRSSLRLQRPVASTVGENGSQSV; from the exons ATGGAGGCAATGACCATGCTGGTGTTGGGCTTCCAGTTGCTGGCGCTTTTTTCGATCGCCGGCGCGTTGCTTATCTACCTGATCTGTAAGGTGCGCGAGGATAGCGTCTCTGTTAGTGCGGGTAGTCATCCCAGTCGCGTGGTCTTGATAACCAGTGCGGATACCGCTTTGGGTCTTCAGTTGTGCACCcatttggccaacaaaggATGTCGGGTTTTCGCTGGAATGAAAGAGGCCCAAGACTCGCTACCCGCCAAACTTCTTTGCGGTTGGATGAAGATCCGAGAGTACAGTGAGGAACCCATTGCAGGCACTATTATTCCGATGAGACTGGATGTTACCCGAGAGGATGTGCTTCGCGAGGCTACCGTTGTAATGGGCGCCAACTTAAATGCCGATGAGCGCGGGATTGCGGCCGTAATTAACACGAGTGGCAGTGTTTTCCGGGGCCAGGTTGAATCCCAGGATGTCCAGCAGTGGGAGCACATGCTCAGAACCAACATCCTGGGCACGTTGCGTGTAGCCAAGGCCTTTGTGGGCTTCCTGCGTCCGACACGTGGAAGACTCCTTTACTTGGGAGGAGTTGGCGGAGGTGGAAGTGCTGGAAACGGAGGTGATGGACTGGTTGCCTTTAATGCCTCACGAGTTGCCGTAGACAAGTGTGCCGAAGAGCTGCGCAAGGAGCTGCATCCCTATGGCGTCAGCGTAGTTGCGTTGGATACCTGCGGCATGACGGCAGAGTCATTGTACAAGGCACCAGTGGCACAAA CCATGTCCTTGGCCGTTGGGGCTCCTACGCAGTATACAGCAGATGTGCTCAGTCCGGACGCCCTTCATGTGATCGAGCGGGCGTTGTGGGACTTTGCTCCGCAGCAACGCTATGCGCTCCTGAGTCACAACAAGTACCAATTCGCGTTGCCATGTCGCTCCTCGCTGCGACTTCAGAGGCCAGTAGCTTCAACAGTCGGCGAGAACGGCAGTCAGTCGGTTTAA
- the LOC120455593 gene encoding dormancy-associated protein 2-like, translated as MRSWQHVAFWLLVLTSCVSVTTPSLLALKRKLLFGSRGGGEGYNGDSGAYHSGGYNERYGYHRASEGGGYINGGGSTIRLFVDYPAYSGYHGGGGGNNGRGGGYHEGAPHSYAISSASSWASGRGGTGAYASANAYAGSW; from the coding sequence ATGAGGAGTTGGCAGCATGTTGCCTTCTGGCTTCTTGTATTAACCAGCTGCGTGAGCGTCACCACTCCAAGTTTACTCGCCTTAAAAAGGAAGCTGCTTTTCGGAAGTAGAGGTGGAGGGGAAGGCTACAACGGCGACAGTGGGGCATATCATAGTGGCGGCTACAATGAGAGATATGGATACCACAGAGCATCAGAAGGTGGTGGTTATATCAACGGAGGAGGCAGCACCATAAGACTCTTTGTCGATTACCCAGCCTATAGCGGTTACCacggaggaggtggtggtaACAACGGAAGAGGAGGTGGTTACCATGAAGGAGCACCCCATTCGTACGCCATCAGCAGTGCTAGTAGTTGGGCATCCGGAAGAGGTGGTACTGGCGCATATGCCTCTGCTAATGCTTACGCAGGAAGTTGGTaa
- the LOC120455893 gene encoding molybdenum cofactor synthesis protein cinnamon, translated as MESVTFGVLTISDTCWREPAKDTSGPVLRQLIVETFANTQVIGNIVPDEKDLIQQELRKWINREELRVILTTGGTGFAPRDVTPEATKQLLEKECPQLSMFITLESIKQTQYAALSRGLCGIAGNTLILNLPGSEKAVKECFQTIRELLPHAVHLIGNDVSLVRKTHEEVQGSAPKGHICPNKTGTGTDSDRNSPYPMLAVKEVLSIIFNTVQKTTNLNKILLEMKAPVNIPPFRASIKDGYAMKSTGFSGSKRVLGCIAAGDSPNSLPLAEDECYKINTGAPLPLEADCVVQVEDTKLLQLDKNGQECLVDIMLEPQAGLDVRPVGYDLSTNDHIFPALDPSPVVVKSLLASVGNKLVIPNPRVAIVSTGSELLSPRDQLTPGKIFDSNTTMLTELLVYFGYNCMHTSVLCDSFEQTKESLLDIFEVVDFVICSGGVSMGDKDFIKSVLEDLQFKIHCGRVNIKPGKPMTFASRNDKYFFGLPGNPVSAFVTFHLFALPAIRFAAGWDRCKCSLSVLNVKLLNDFSLDSRPEFVRASVISKSGELYASVNGNQISSRLQSIVGADVLIHLPARTTDRPLAKAGEVFPASVLRFDFISKYE; from the exons ATGGAATCGGTTACCTTTGGAGTTTTGACTA TTAGTGACACATGTTGGCGGGAGCCGGCAAAGGACACAAGTGGTCCTGTACTAAGACAATTGATCGTTGAAACTTTTGCCAATACCCAGGTGATTGGAAACATAGTTCCGGATGAAAAGGATCTCATACAGCAAGAGCTACGTAAGTGGATCAATCGGGAGGAGTTGCGAGTAATTTTGACTACCGGAGGAACGGGATTTGCACCACGGGATGTGACCCCAGAGGCCACTAAGCAGTTGCTGGAAAAGGAATGTCCACAACTTTCGATGTTTATTACACTAGAGTCCATTAAACAAACCCAATATGCGGCTCTTTCCCGAGGACTCTGTGGCATTGCAGGAAATACCCTCATCTTAAACCTTCCTGGAAGCGAAAAGGCCGTTAAAGAGTGTTTCCAGACCATTAGGGAACTCTTACCCCATGCTGTTCACCTTATAGGTAACGATGTGTCCCTGGTGCGGAAAACACATGAAGAGGTCCAAGGTTCTGCACCCAAGGGTCACATATGCCCCAACAAAACGGGAACTGGCACAGATTCCGATCGAAATTCACCCTATCCAATGCTGGCCGTTAAAGAGGTGCTTTCAATAATCTTTAACACCGTGCAGAAGACGACCAATCTGAACAAGATTCTCCTGGAAATGAAAGCGCCGGTTAACATACCTCCCTTCAGGGCTTCCATCAAGGATGGCTATGCCATGAAGTCCACTGGGTTTTCTGGCAGTAAGCGTGTTTTGGGATGCATAGCCGCCGGAGATTCA CCTAATTCTTTGCCGCTGGCGGAGGATGAGTGCTACAAAATTAACACAGGGGCACCGCTACCCCTGGAGGCAGATTGCGTAGTGCAAGTGGAGGACACCAAGTTGCTGCAGTTAGATAAAAACGGCCAGGAATGCCTCGTGGACATAATGTTGGAGCCACAAGCTGGATTAGATGTTCG gCCTGTGGGTTACGATCTAAGCACCAATGATCACATTTTTCCTGCTCTAGATCCTTCTCCCGTGGTGGTCAAATCGTTGCTGGCCTCTGTAGGCAATAAGTTGGTTATACCCAACCCCAGGGTGGCTATAGTGTCCACTGGAAGTGAGCTCCTTTCACCGCGCGATCAGCTTACTCCGGGAAAGATCTTCGACTCAAATACCACCATGTTGACGGAGCTACTGGTTTACTTTGGTTATAACTGCATGCACACGAGTGTGCTTTGCGACAGTTTTGAACAGACTAAGGAATCTCTGTTAGATATCTTCGAGGTGGTAGACTTTGTCATTTGCAGCGGTGGTGTCTCAATGGGCGATAAGGATTTCATAAAGTCCGTGTTGGAAGACCTTCAATTTAAGATCCACTGCGGCAGAGTGAACATAAAACCAGG CAAGCCCATGACCTTCGCCAGCCGGAACGATAAGTACTTCTTTGGCCTGCCCGGAAATCCAGTGTCAGCATTTGTTACTTTTCACCTGTTCGCCCTGCCCGCCATCCGCTTTGCTGCTGGCTGGGATCGCTGCAAGTGCTCCCTATCTGTGCTTAACGTGAAG ttgCTCAATGACTTCAGCTTAGATAGCCGCCCGGAGTTCGTTCGGGCTTCAGTGATTTCAAAATCTGGGGAATTATACGCCAGCGTCAATGGAAATCAA ATTAGTAGTCGCTTGCAGAGCATTGTGGGTGCCGATGTTTTAATACACCTTCCAGCACGTACCACTGATCGCCCATTGGCGAAAGCTGGTGAAGTTTTCCCGGCCTCCGTGTTGCGCTTTGACTTTATCTCCAAGTACGAATAA
- the LOC120456040 gene encoding putative glycine-rich cell wall structural protein 1 isoform X2, translated as MAFVCLLLIGVASVTAKPKPGGGGGWSSGGGGGGWSSGGGGGGGGHGGGGDVQIIKVITESGSSGGGGGGGGWSSGGGGGGGGGWSSGGGGGGWSSGGGGGSGGDVKLIKIISLGGGGGGHGGGGGGWSSGGGGGGGGWSSGGGGGHGSSGGGGTKVIKIIKLSSGGGGGGHGGGGGGGWQPAGGWA; from the exons ATG GCCTTTGTGTGTCTCCTGCTCATCGGAGTGGCCAGTGTGACGGCTAAGCCTAAGcccggcggaggaggtggctGGTCCtctggaggaggtggaggcggATGGTCATCAggaggtggtggcggtggtggtggtcatgGAGGCGGAGGAGACGTGCAAATTATTAAAGTGATTACGGAGAGTGGATCTTCTggaggcggcggaggaggaggtggctgGTCCTCAGGGGGTGGCGGCGGGGGCGGAGGTGGATGGTCTTCTggaggtggcggcggtggctggTCCTCAGGTGGAGGCGGCGGAAGCGGAGGCGATGTTAAACTCATCAAAATCATAAGTCTCggaggcggcggaggaggacatggtggtggtggaggaggcTGGTCttctggaggaggaggaggaggtggcggTTGGTCATCAGGCGGAGGTGGTGGTCACGGAAGCAGCGGAGGTGGCGGCACCAAGGTTATAAAAATCATCAAACTGAGCtctggcggcggcggcggcggccatggaggcggcggtggcggcggttGGCAGCCGGCTGGAGGTTGGGCCTAA